In Quadrisphaera sp. DSM 44207, one DNA window encodes the following:
- the ahcY gene encoding adenosylhomocysteinase, producing MRARRCAPVSPEEGTAVDYQVRDLSLADAGRHQIRLAEHEMPGLMALREEYGESKPLAGARIAGSLHMTVQTAVLIETLVALGAQVRWASCNIFSTQDEAAAAVVVGPEGSGGTPEAPAGVPVFAWKGETLEEYWECADRIFRWPGGPDGATGPNMILDDGGDATLLVHQGAEHEAAGGVPAASEEDSEERRAVLDLLRRSLEQDPQRFTRLAAGIRGVTEETTTGVHRLYEMHRHGVLRFPAMNVNDAVTKSKFDNTYGVRHSLIDGINRATDVLVGGKVAVVCGFGDVGKGSADSLRGQGARVVVTEIDPINALQAAMEGYQVARVEDVVATADLFITATGNRDIITAEHMAAMKDKAVVGNVGHFDNEIDMAGLARIPGIRRVEIKPQVHEWVFPDGHSIIVLSEGRLLNLGNATGHPSFVMSNSFSDQVLAQIELFTKADDYPVGVHVLPKALDEKVARLHLDALGVRLTDLTKEQAEYLGVDVAGPYKPDHYRY from the coding sequence GTGCGCGCGCGGCGCTGCGCCCCCGTCAGCCCCGAGGAAGGCACTGCTGTGGACTACCAGGTCCGAGACCTGTCGCTGGCCGACGCCGGCCGCCACCAGATCCGCCTGGCCGAGCACGAGATGCCCGGCCTGATGGCGCTGCGCGAGGAGTACGGCGAGTCGAAGCCGCTCGCCGGCGCGCGCATCGCCGGCTCCCTGCACATGACGGTGCAGACCGCCGTGCTCATCGAGACCCTGGTCGCCCTCGGCGCGCAGGTGCGCTGGGCCAGCTGCAACATCTTCTCCACCCAGGACGAGGCCGCGGCCGCCGTCGTCGTCGGGCCGGAGGGCAGCGGCGGCACCCCCGAGGCGCCCGCCGGCGTGCCCGTCTTCGCCTGGAAGGGCGAGACCCTGGAGGAGTACTGGGAGTGCGCGGACCGGATCTTCCGCTGGCCGGGCGGCCCGGACGGCGCGACCGGGCCGAACATGATCCTCGACGACGGCGGCGACGCCACGCTGCTGGTGCACCAGGGCGCGGAGCACGAGGCCGCCGGCGGCGTCCCGGCCGCGTCCGAGGAGGACTCCGAGGAGCGCCGCGCCGTCCTGGACCTGCTGCGCCGCAGCCTCGAGCAGGACCCGCAGCGGTTCACGCGCCTGGCCGCCGGCATCCGCGGCGTGACCGAGGAGACCACCACCGGCGTGCACCGCCTGTACGAGATGCACCGCCACGGCGTGCTGCGGTTCCCGGCGATGAACGTCAACGACGCGGTGACGAAGTCGAAGTTCGACAACACCTACGGCGTGCGCCACTCCCTCATCGACGGCATCAACCGCGCCACCGACGTCCTCGTCGGCGGCAAGGTGGCCGTGGTCTGCGGCTTCGGGGACGTCGGCAAGGGCAGCGCGGACTCCCTGCGCGGCCAGGGCGCGCGCGTCGTCGTCACCGAGATCGACCCGATCAACGCCCTGCAGGCGGCGATGGAGGGCTACCAGGTCGCGCGCGTGGAGGACGTCGTGGCCACCGCCGACCTGTTCATCACCGCCACCGGCAACCGCGACATCATCACCGCCGAGCACATGGCCGCCATGAAGGACAAGGCCGTCGTCGGCAACGTCGGGCACTTCGACAACGAGATCGACATGGCCGGCCTGGCGAGGATCCCCGGCATCCGGCGCGTGGAGATCAAGCCGCAGGTGCACGAGTGGGTCTTCCCCGACGGGCACAGCATCATCGTGCTGTCCGAGGGCCGGCTGCTGAACCTCGGCAACGCCACCGGGCACCCCTCGTTCGTGATGTCCAACTCCTTCTCCGACCAGGTGCTGGCGCAGATCGAGCTGTTCACGAAGGCCGACGACTACCCGGTCGGCGTGCACGTGCTGCCCAAGGCCCTCGACGAGAAGGTCGCGCGGCTGCACCTGGACGCCCTCGGCGTGCGCCTGACCGACCTGACCAAGGAGCAGGCCGAGTACCTCGGCGTGGACGTCGCCGGCCCGTACAAGCCGGACCACTACCGCTACTGA
- a CDS encoding DUF808 domain-containing protein: protein MSGLVALLDDVAALTRAAAASVDDIGAAAARASAKATGVVVDDTAVTPQYVHGLAAQRELPIIKRIARGSLRNKLLVILPVVLLLSQFLPVLLTPLLMIGGTYLCYEGAHKVWARLSGHHGASHADAATLLDEDTIVRGAVRTDFILSAEIMVIALNEVVDQPFASRAVILAIVAVGITVLVYGVVGLIVKMDDVGLHLAAKPSPGVARVGRGLVKGMPRLLTALTVVGTAAMLWVGGHILLVGSHDLGLDALYDGVHHLEEAAAAATGALGGVVGWLVNTAASALLGLVVGAVVVLVMTLTVHRRASRTADGTTSLRGGAGTGGSAGAGARPGSGAHPAGRADRQVP, encoded by the coding sequence GTGAGCGGACTCGTCGCCCTCCTCGACGACGTGGCGGCGCTGACGCGCGCGGCCGCTGCCTCCGTCGACGACATCGGGGCCGCTGCCGCACGGGCGAGCGCGAAGGCCACCGGCGTCGTCGTCGACGACACCGCGGTGACCCCGCAGTACGTGCACGGCCTGGCCGCCCAGCGCGAGCTGCCGATCATCAAGCGCATCGCCAGGGGGTCGCTGCGCAACAAGCTGCTGGTCATCCTGCCCGTGGTGCTGCTGCTGAGCCAGTTCCTCCCGGTCCTGCTCACCCCGCTCCTCATGATCGGCGGCACGTACCTGTGCTACGAGGGCGCCCACAAGGTCTGGGCCCGCCTCAGCGGGCACCACGGCGCCTCCCACGCCGACGCGGCGACCCTGCTGGACGAGGACACCATCGTGCGCGGCGCCGTGCGCACCGACTTCATCCTCTCCGCGGAGATCATGGTCATCGCCCTCAACGAGGTGGTCGACCAGCCGTTCGCCTCCCGGGCGGTGATCCTCGCGATCGTGGCGGTCGGCATCACCGTCCTGGTCTACGGGGTGGTCGGGCTGATCGTGAAGATGGACGACGTCGGGCTGCACCTGGCGGCGAAGCCGAGCCCGGGCGTCGCCCGGGTCGGTCGCGGGCTGGTCAAGGGGATGCCGCGGCTGCTGACCGCGCTGACCGTGGTCGGGACCGCGGCGATGCTGTGGGTCGGCGGGCACATCCTCCTCGTGGGCAGCCACGACCTGGGCCTGGACGCCCTCTACGACGGCGTGCACCACCTGGAGGAGGCCGCGGCGGCGGCCACCGGGGCGCTCGGCGGCGTCGTCGGCTGGCTGGTGAACACCGCCGCGAGCGCCCTGCTCGGGCTCGTCGTCGGCGCGGTGGTCGTCCTGGTGATGACCCTCACCGTCCACCGCCGCGCCTCCCGCACCGCGGACGGGACCACCTCCCTGCGCGGCGGCGCGGGAACCGGCGGGTCCGCGGGGGCGGGCGCGCGGCCGGGCTCGGGCGCCCACCCCGCCGGCCGCGCGGACCGCCAGGTCCCCTGA
- a CDS encoding SIS domain-containing protein: MIDEQLLDDPDALAEADPSGVLRALAGAGAQVRRAADLAAEAGLHRLDAGDRPRAVLVAARGGASVVGDAVAALTGAASPVPVHVRTGDVLPGWIGPLDLVVAVSLSGSSSPATTLVAEAGRRGARVVTVGGADSSLSRVSAQVRGAHVPTPAPGRDAVAVPTTRTALWSLLTPVLVACDRLGLLTAQPADLERLADALDAEAATARPSSETFVNPAKSLAVELAGSVPVVLGDGPVSAVAAARAATVLARTARVPAMAGTLPDDAGDVVATFGGPFASSPDDVFADPFLDEAPAGPRLRLLLLRERAEAASHAVLALAERSGVRVSEVVAEEASELERLGLLVARTDFAATYLALGSGMDPAISPHVADLRDALA; this comes from the coding sequence GTGATCGACGAGCAGCTCCTCGACGACCCCGACGCGCTGGCGGAGGCCGACCCCTCCGGCGTCCTGCGCGCCCTGGCCGGCGCGGGCGCGCAGGTGCGCCGCGCCGCCGACCTGGCCGCCGAGGCGGGGCTGCACCGCCTGGACGCCGGGGACCGCCCGCGCGCGGTGCTCGTCGCCGCCCGCGGCGGCGCCTCGGTGGTCGGCGACGCGGTCGCCGCCCTGACCGGCGCCGCCTCGCCGGTGCCGGTGCACGTGCGCACCGGCGACGTCCTGCCCGGCTGGATCGGGCCCCTCGACCTCGTCGTCGCCGTCTCGCTGTCGGGCTCCTCCTCACCGGCGACGACGCTGGTCGCCGAGGCGGGACGCCGCGGGGCGCGGGTGGTCACGGTCGGCGGCGCCGACTCCTCCCTCAGCCGGGTCAGCGCCCAGGTGCGCGGCGCGCACGTGCCGACCCCCGCGCCGGGCCGGGACGCCGTGGCGGTGCCCACCACGCGCACCGCGCTGTGGTCCCTGCTGACCCCGGTGCTCGTCGCGTGCGACCGCCTCGGGCTGCTCACCGCGCAGCCGGCCGACCTCGAGCGCCTCGCCGACGCCCTCGACGCCGAGGCCGCGACGGCGCGCCCGTCGTCGGAGACGTTCGTCAACCCCGCCAAGTCCCTCGCGGTCGAGCTGGCCGGCTCGGTGCCCGTGGTGCTCGGGGACGGCCCCGTCTCGGCGGTCGCCGCCGCGCGCGCGGCCACCGTGCTGGCCCGCACCGCCCGCGTGCCCGCGATGGCGGGGACGCTGCCGGACGACGCCGGTGACGTCGTGGCCACCTTCGGGGGCCCCTTCGCCTCCAGCCCGGACGACGTCTTCGCCGACCCCTTCCTCGACGAGGCCCCGGCGGGGCCGCGGCTGCGCCTGCTGCTGCTGCGCGAGCGCGCCGAGGCGGCCTCGCACGCGGTGCTGGCGCTGGCCGAGCGCTCCGGGGTGCGCGTCAGCGAGGTCGTCGCCGAGGAGGCGTCGGAGCTGGAGCGGCTGGGCCTGCTGGTGGCGCGCACCGACTTCGCCGCGACCTACCTGGCGCTGGGCTCCGGGATGGACCCGGCGATCAGCCCCCACGTGGCCGACCTGCGCGACGCCCTGGCCTGA
- a CDS encoding Trm112 family protein has product MSAQEAGAGLPWQQPWLRELLRCPADRARLLDATGPEGGLELRCTDPGHAVAYPVLDGVPVLLADEARPAAGTGEDR; this is encoded by the coding sequence GTGAGCGCGCAGGAGGCCGGCGCGGGGCTGCCCTGGCAGCAGCCGTGGCTGCGCGAGCTGCTGCGCTGCCCCGCCGACCGCGCGCGGCTGCTGGACGCGACGGGGCCCGAGGGGGGCCTGGAGCTGCGGTGCACCGACCCCGGCCACGCCGTCGCCTACCCGGTGCTGGACGGCGTGCCGGTGCTGCTCGCCGACGAGGCCCGGCCCGCGGCGGGGACGGGGGAGGACCGGTGA
- a CDS encoding phosphomannomutase/phosphoglucomutase produces the protein MPEAPLDLSRIVKAYDVRGLSPEQLDPVVARALGAAAADVLGVAGGGGAMVVGHDMRPTSPGLVDAFARGVTDRGGDVLVIGLCSTDGLYFASGSLDAPGAMFTASHNPAAYNGIKLCREGARPVGQESGLAQVRDLAQAYLDPAGDGVPPAPRPGARTERDLLGEYAAHLRSLVPLGGIRPLRVVVDAGNGMAGLTAPAVLGTAAGLPALPLDVVPLYFELDGSFPNHEANPLEPENLRDLQAAVREHGADLGLAFDGDADRCFVVDERGQAVSPSAVTALVALRELAREGGRGTVLHNLITSRAVPELVERAGGTPVRTRVGHSFIKAEMARTGAVFGGEHSAHYYFRDFWGADTGMLAALHVLAALGEQERPLSQLLAEHDPYAASGEINSRVDDVAAITRSVEEAWTARGGRVDDLDGLTVSSPPGEEPSWWFNLRPSNTEPLLRLNVEGADEATMASVRDAVLAQVRGGAA, from the coding sequence ATGCCGGAGGCGCCGCTGGACCTGTCGAGGATCGTCAAGGCCTACGACGTGCGCGGCCTGTCCCCGGAGCAGCTGGACCCCGTGGTGGCCCGCGCCCTCGGCGCCGCCGCCGCGGACGTCCTCGGCGTCGCCGGCGGCGGGGGCGCGATGGTGGTCGGCCACGACATGCGCCCGACCTCCCCGGGCCTCGTCGACGCCTTCGCGCGGGGCGTGACCGACCGCGGCGGCGACGTCCTCGTCATCGGCCTGTGCTCCACCGACGGGCTGTACTTCGCCAGCGGCTCCCTGGACGCGCCGGGCGCGATGTTCACCGCCAGCCACAACCCGGCCGCCTACAACGGCATCAAGCTGTGCCGCGAGGGCGCGAGGCCGGTGGGCCAGGAGTCCGGCCTGGCGCAGGTGCGCGACCTCGCGCAGGCCTACCTCGACCCCGCCGGGGACGGCGTGCCGCCGGCCCCGCGGCCGGGCGCGCGCACCGAGCGCGACCTGCTCGGGGAGTACGCCGCCCACCTGCGCTCCCTGGTCCCCCTCGGCGGGATCCGGCCGCTGCGCGTCGTCGTGGACGCCGGCAACGGCATGGCGGGCCTGACCGCGCCGGCCGTGCTCGGCACCGCGGCGGGGCTGCCCGCGCTGCCGCTGGACGTCGTCCCGCTGTACTTCGAGCTCGACGGCAGCTTCCCCAACCACGAGGCCAACCCGCTGGAGCCGGAGAACCTGCGCGACCTGCAGGCCGCCGTGCGCGAGCACGGCGCCGACCTCGGCCTCGCCTTCGACGGGGACGCCGACCGCTGCTTCGTCGTCGACGAGCGCGGGCAGGCGGTCAGCCCCAGCGCCGTCACCGCCCTCGTCGCGCTGCGCGAGCTGGCCCGCGAGGGCGGGCGGGGCACGGTGCTGCACAACCTCATCACCTCCCGCGCGGTGCCCGAGCTCGTCGAGCGCGCCGGCGGCACCCCGGTGCGCACCCGGGTCGGGCACTCCTTCATCAAGGCCGAGATGGCCCGCACGGGCGCCGTCTTCGGCGGGGAGCACTCCGCGCACTACTACTTCCGCGACTTCTGGGGCGCCGACACCGGCATGCTCGCGGCCCTGCACGTGCTCGCCGCGCTCGGCGAGCAGGAGCGCCCGCTCTCCCAGCTCCTGGCCGAGCACGACCCGTACGCCGCCAGCGGCGAGATCAACTCCCGCGTGGACGACGTCGCCGCGATCACGCGGTCGGTGGAGGAGGCGTGGACGGCGCGCGGCGGGCGGGTGGACGACCTCGACGGGCTCACGGTCTCCTCCCCGCCGGGGGAGGAGCCGTCGTGGTGGTTCAACCTGCGCCCGAGCAACACCGAGCCGCTGCTGCGCCTGAACGTCGAGGGCGCGGACGAGGCCACCATGGCCTCCGTGCGCGACGCCGTGCTCGCCCAGGTGCGCGGCGGCGCCGCGTGA
- a CDS encoding DUF3499 domain-containing protein produces the protein MASRRCSRSGCGAPAIATLTYVYADSTAVLGPLATVAEPHNYDLCPAHAERLTAPRGWEVVRLQQDAYEHRHSHDDLLALADAVREAARPAPEPVVAPAAAVGAEVGRRGHLRVLRDPGPD, from the coding sequence GTGGCTTCGAGGCGGTGCAGCAGAAGCGGGTGCGGGGCCCCGGCCATCGCGACCCTGACGTACGTCTACGCCGATTCCACGGCGGTCCTGGGTCCGCTGGCGACGGTGGCGGAGCCGCACAACTACGACCTGTGCCCCGCGCACGCCGAGCGGCTGACCGCGCCCCGCGGCTGGGAGGTCGTGCGGCTGCAGCAGGACGCCTACGAGCACCGGCACAGCCACGACGACCTGCTCGCGCTGGCGGACGCCGTGCGCGAGGCGGCGCGGCCCGCGCCGGAGCCCGTCGTCGCGCCGGCCGCCGCCGTGGGCGCCGAGGTCGGCCGCCGCGGCCACCTGCGGGTGCTGCGCGATCCCGGCCCGGACTGA
- a CDS encoding metallopeptidase family protein — protein MAAPSAPRASRTRRRDRHGRGLRGPLLPVGVPGARTRAERFDDVVLGSVERLERRWAEQLSQIEFAVEDVPPPDAVRPERDEVPLGRFEPAADGAGPRVVVYRRPLETRGADEPDLAALVHEVVVEQVASALGVEPEQVDPRYPGDDR, from the coding sequence ATGGCCGCACCCTCGGCGCCGCGCGCCTCCCGCACCCGCCGGCGCGACCGCCACGGCCGGGGCCTGCGGGGTCCGCTGCTGCCGGTCGGGGTGCCGGGCGCCCGCACGCGCGCCGAGCGCTTCGACGACGTCGTGCTCGGCTCCGTCGAGCGGCTGGAGCGGCGCTGGGCCGAGCAGCTGTCGCAGATCGAGTTCGCCGTCGAGGACGTGCCGCCGCCGGACGCCGTCCGCCCCGAGCGCGACGAGGTGCCCCTGGGCCGGTTCGAGCCGGCCGCGGACGGCGCGGGCCCGCGCGTGGTGGTCTACCGGCGGCCGCTGGAGACGCGCGGCGCCGACGAGCCGGACCTGGCCGCCCTCGTGCACGAGGTCGTCGTCGAGCAGGTCGCCTCCGCGCTCGGCGTGGAGCCGGAGCAGGTCGACCCCCGCTACCCCGGCGACGACCGCTGA
- a CDS encoding DUF5719 family protein: MTDPTPDPGPQAVRRRARWAGQLRRPGGWPGGWPGLRPALAAAAPPAAVLAVVVAVCATGTPAPAVAAGTAGAGVRVPAAAGSLVCPGPPTALSPQAPGAVAGLPGAQPAVPAATVARVLRLGAEQPDDGPALALEPAVEQQDGQQDGQQDGRAPAAAPVLGQVRGQLVGADVRGAGTLLATAAPVAEGTALAAGVTAAVAPSGDLRGLAAAPCVPPASEQWLVGGSTEVGSSVRLVLANPGRTAASVDVTVLTPDGAQQPAGLQALALAAGEQRSVLLEGVVPGAGRLAVQVRSSGAGVAAWAVQQVLRGLTPGGTEVLLPAAPAALRAVVPGVAVVAGGAPPALRLANPGTGPVVAEWSLRGPDGTSTPAGTTPAVTVPPGSVVDVRLDGAPPGDHALLVDADGPVVASALLRSAPGADGASDLAWASSATAVDAPTALAAPPGAGDGDPPSGALVLAAASDDAADDAADGSQGGAAVDVRVLDAAGTALAPQRLQVPAGRAVRVDVVDLRGAGDRLPVGLLLTPVDGAPAVVAALRLDLPGPGGGGLLSVLPVTAPAPGADQVAVRVSGTP, encoded by the coding sequence GTGACCGACCCGACTCCCGACCCCGGGCCGCAGGCCGTCCGGCGCCGTGCCCGCTGGGCCGGGCAGCTGCGCCGGCCCGGCGGGTGGCCCGGCGGCTGGCCCGGGCTGCGCCCGGCGCTGGCCGCGGCCGCGCCGCCGGCCGCCGTCCTGGCCGTGGTGGTGGCCGTCTGCGCCACCGGCACTCCCGCGCCGGCCGTGGCCGCCGGCACCGCCGGCGCGGGAGTGCGCGTGCCCGCGGCGGCGGGCTCCCTCGTGTGCCCGGGGCCGCCGACCGCGCTGTCCCCGCAGGCGCCCGGCGCCGTGGCCGGCCTGCCCGGCGCGCAGCCGGCGGTGCCCGCCGCGACCGTCGCGCGCGTGCTGCGCCTCGGCGCCGAGCAGCCGGACGACGGCCCGGCCTTAGCGCTCGAGCCGGCCGTCGAGCAGCAGGACGGGCAGCAGGACGGGCAGCAGGACGGGCGGGCCCCGGCCGCGGCGCCCGTGCTCGGGCAGGTGCGCGGTCAGCTGGTCGGCGCGGACGTGCGCGGCGCCGGCACGCTGCTGGCCACCGCCGCACCCGTGGCGGAGGGCACGGCCCTGGCCGCCGGGGTCACCGCCGCCGTGGCGCCGTCCGGGGACCTGCGCGGCCTCGCCGCCGCGCCCTGCGTCCCGCCCGCGTCCGAGCAGTGGCTGGTCGGGGGCAGCACCGAGGTCGGCTCCTCCGTGCGCCTGGTGCTCGCCAACCCCGGGCGCACCGCCGCCAGCGTCGACGTCACGGTGCTCACGCCCGACGGGGCGCAGCAGCCGGCGGGCCTGCAGGCGCTGGCGCTGGCCGCGGGGGAGCAGCGCTCGGTGCTGCTCGAGGGCGTCGTGCCCGGCGCCGGCCGCCTGGCCGTGCAGGTGCGCTCCAGCGGCGCGGGCGTGGCGGCGTGGGCGGTGCAGCAGGTGCTGCGGGGCCTGACCCCGGGCGGCACCGAGGTGCTCCTGCCCGCGGCGCCCGCCGCTCTGCGCGCCGTGGTGCCCGGCGTCGCGGTCGTCGCCGGCGGCGCGCCGCCGGCGCTGCGCCTGGCCAACCCCGGCACCGGGCCCGTGGTCGCCGAGTGGTCCCTGCGCGGCCCGGACGGCACCTCCACGCCCGCCGGCACCACCCCGGCCGTCACCGTCCCGCCCGGCTCGGTCGTCGACGTGCGCCTGGACGGCGCGCCCCCCGGCGACCACGCGCTGCTCGTCGACGCCGACGGGCCCGTGGTGGCCTCGGCGCTGCTGCGCTCGGCCCCGGGCGCGGACGGCGCGAGCGACCTGGCGTGGGCCTCCTCCGCCACCGCCGTCGACGCCCCCACGGCCCTGGCCGCGCCGCCCGGCGCGGGGGACGGCGACCCGCCATCGGGCGCGCTCGTCCTCGCCGCCGCATCGGACGACGCCGCGGACGACGCCGCGGACGGGTCGCAGGGCGGCGCCGCCGTGGACGTCCGGGTGCTCGACGCGGCCGGCACGGCGCTGGCGCCCCAGCGCCTGCAGGTGCCGGCCGGGCGGGCGGTGCGCGTGGACGTCGTGGACCTCCGGGGCGCCGGTGACCGGCTGCCCGTGGGGCTGCTGCTCACCCCGGTCGACGGGGCGCCCGCGGTGGTGGCCGCGCTGCGGCTGGACCTGCCCGGCCCCGGCGGCGGCGGGCTGCTCTCGGTGCTGCCGGTCACCGCGCCCGCGCCGGGCGCCGACCAGGTGGCGGTGCGGGTCTCCGGCACGCCCTGA